One window of Salmo salar chromosome ssa11, Ssal_v3.1, whole genome shotgun sequence genomic DNA carries:
- the LOC106593679 gene encoding sterile alpha motif domain-containing protein 9-like isoform X1, producing the protein MAGKVIPTLSNAGGGVILMDSELMDSLSFLDVLSASEFEGEQIHPAVALKTESDFYKGTPPKWMNFYLADERANSDSSATPTGEEKEIEFIRRDGYEKLRELINLQRQGSWSVNSIKLLHQPGSGGTTLAMQILWDLRKELRCAVLVDPSSDKKDMGKQVQKDPLSDTRTIAKQVIELFATGGPENQNTVLLLQDNEHLRDHLQDFLIREITEQKISAKFPVVIILQCIRSASIIDDEEDESRTEADLLLKSRLSDKEKTSFVSKEKLIQRHHRDEMGKFHGFNIMQHNFNEEYMRKTFCSKEGKKITEYLQQNKVSRNTKLFAFLALVNSYVPGSYLLQSQCEAFLSHQDPFGVNLSFEKRMQPFSDLIVTFSRHGGEDKRVCIAHPVLAHQCVQLLADAGIARSSATLDFLQYLTRQQIQPSLLLFFKDMLTKRETTSNGQEIFSRLILDMEKHEGIPECANVLKTASETFKHDPFYPQSLARFYYIKMSDFTRAEIWAEKAKERVPTNSFIADTLGQVHKNHLYKQVSGKSGEKSGTRDILFWAEKAIKAFKQEEELAERESVNHMEGDSPTKMYHTFNNRGIFGYLQVANIVYNSLTNLNPKWRKLLTQEISAEHLSILSEDRKLMKYQTFITSLRGAVERKFYCFFESYLTYSEPRNWKDQTPYFQREIVDCFRKYSTAPSPKEDLPLKTLKEEMASTFPGLSSLNPNTNLSKITELWKIINKENPDDVNTACNYILANILQTNGPVASPEPTTLPQLRAILQKFMEKENTKLWTPEFYLLVLLLFWPEEAREGDVTNDIDLNKYVECMKQAFDNKYKKYLQSRELVPLFYLGKGAGLKRLVHKSSIDNICVHLKTGKSRTLNKTRGSAEIRDTCIQDHLLRVNGVVRVHKAFARMANKEIEICPQKQASVWKDGNISFYLGFNISGPVAFDIKYTMHTVGSGTNVQKQRDDAIRSEGTRMEESKTFNRGIPMGFKTSSHIHTPTLLTEPELKNIHPQLTKTHYRLQCPHAGLFQCMLTGLVFLMEREGEVLYRTVQWDDSLLHSTGRTPAGPLFSIECPQGSVRQLHLPHCEISSGKGFDSLSVVHVTGDSVEVLQPVRVTDSHAVMDITDLSLWGLVSSYFSSSVEGQVLLFHKPQLRKPTLNVHLLPVNVPVTEVEKLQRACKYIQIPSNCLLTCGEIYKLCCDSAEKNKIQPSEERFRRDYGPNYHPTFQVILEAGTEDVELRLLKRGDEEVWIRQVPLTDTVLIGGLEVRAVEQLRFVRCKFVEKVSEPTIKCLLDGLLQKKVVNNYEKDSVKVIAEKADKARAIIDMVLNKGTFACLTMKTLLCELDQCLSSELGLN; encoded by the exons ATGGCAGGCAAAGTGATACCAACCCTATCCAATGCTGGGGGTGGGGTAATTCTCATGGACAGTGAACTCATGGACTCACTCTCATTTCTAGATGTCTTGAGTGCAAGTGAGTTTGAAGGAGAACAAATCCACCCAGCAGTTGCTTTGAAGACTGAGTCAGATTTTTACAAGGGAACCCCACCTAAATGGATGAACTTTTACCTGGCTGATGAGAGGGCAAACTCTGACAGCAGTGCCACACCTACAGGAGAAGAAAAGGAGATTGAATTTATCAGAAGAGATGGTTATGAAAAGCTGAGGGAACTCATCAACTTACAGAGACAGGGCAGTTGGAGTGTAAACAGTATTAAGCTGTTGCACCAGCCAGGCAGTGGAGGAACCACCCTGGCCATGCAAATACTCTGGGACCTGAGGAAAGAGCTCAGGTGTGCTGTTCTGGTCGACCCGTCTTCTGACAAGAAAGATATGGGCAAACAAGTCCAGAAAGACCCCCTGTCGGACACCAGGACTATCGCTAAACAGGTGATCGAACTTTTTGCAACCGGTGGTCCAGAAAACCAGAATACTGTGCTTCTTTTGCAGGACAATGAACACCTGAGGGACCACTTACAGGACTTTCTCATCAGAGAAATAACAGAGCAAAAAATCAGTGCTAAATTCCCTGTGGTCATAATTCTACAATGCATACGCTCGGCCAGTATCATAGACGATGAGGAGGATGAGAGTAGAACTGAGGCAGATTTACTCCTGAAATCACGTCTTtctgacaaagagaaaacaagcTTTGTTAGCAAAGAAAAACTAATACAGAGGCATCACAGAGACGAGATGGGGAAGTTTCACGGCTTTAACATAATGCAACATAATTTCAATGAAGAATACATGAGGAAAACATTTTGTTCaaaagagggaaaaaaaatcACTGAATATCTTCAGCAAAACAAAGTCTCCCGCAACACCAAACTCTTTGCCTTTTTAGCTCTGGTGAACTCCTATGTTCCTGGCTCCTACCTCTTACAGTCACAATGTGAGGCATTCCTCAGCCATCAAGACCCCTTTGGTGTGAACCTGTCATTTGAGAAACGCATGCAACCTTTCAGTGATCTCATAGTCACATTCTCAAGACATGGAGGAGAAGACAAGAGAGTCTGCATAGCACACCCAGTACTTGCACATCAATGTGTTCAGTTGCTGGCAGATGCTGGTATAGCTAGGAGCTCAGCAACACTGGACTTTCTGCAGTACTTAACCAGACAACAAATTCAGCCATCCTTGTTACTGTTCTTCAAAGACATGTTAACAAAGAGAGAAACAACCTCAAATGGCCAAGAGATCTTTTCCAGGCTAATTCTAGATATGGAGAAACATGAAGGCATTCCTGAATGCGCGAATGTGTTGAAAACCGCGTCAGAAACATTCAAGCATGACCCGTTCTACCCTCAATCTCTTGCACGTTTTTACTACATCAAAATGTCTGATTTTACAAGAGCTGAGATTTGGGCTGAAAAAGCAAAAGAGAGAGTGCCCACCAACTCATTCATTGCTGATACACTTGGACAAGTTCATAAGAACCATTTGTATAAACAAGTCAGTGGAAAATCAGGTGAAAAATCAGGGACCAGAGACATTTTGTTTTGGGCAGAGAAAGCTATCAAGGCTTTCAAACAAGAGGAGGAGTTAGCTGAAAGGGAATCAGTGAATCACATGGAGGGTGACAGTCCAACAAAAATGTATCATACCTTCAACAACAGGGGAATCTTTGGTTATCTACAGGTTGCTAACATTGTTTATAATTCCCTCACAAATCTCAACCCAAAATGGAGGAAACTCCTTACCCAGGAAATATCAGCTGAACATCTCTCGATACTGTCTGAGGACAGAAAGCTCATGAAGTACCAGACTTTCATCACCAGCCTCAGAGGTGCGGTTGAAAGGAAATTTTATTGTTTTTTTGAGAGTTACCTCACTTACTCTGAGCCCAGGAACTGGAAGGATCAGACACCATACTTTCAGCGAGAAATTGTTGATTGTTTTAGGAAGTATTCAACTGCCCCCAGTCCAAAGGAGGACTTACCATTAAAGACACTCAAAGAAGAAATGGCCTCTACCTTTCCTGGCCTCTCCTCTCTCAATCCAAATACCAACTTGAGTAAAATCACAGAGCTGTGGAAAATAATCAATAAAGAAAACCCTGACGATGTTAACACTGCCTGTAATTACATCCTGGCCAACATCCTCCAGACCAATGGGCCAGTGGCATCTCCAGAACCCACAACTCTACCACAACTTAGAGCCATTCTTCAGAAGTTCATGGAGAAAGAAAATACCAAACTTTGGACTCCAGAGTTTTACCTCCTTGTCCTCCTACTGTTTTGGCCCGAGGAGGCAAGAGAGGGCGATGTCACCAATGACATTGATCTTAACAAGTATGTTGAGTGCATGAAACAGGCCTTTGACAACAAATACAAGAAGTACCTACAATCTAGGGAACTTGTGCCCTTGTTTTACCTGGGTAAAGGTGCTGGGTTGAAAAGACTTGTTCACAAATCAAGCATAGACAACATCTGTGTGCATCTGAAAACAGGGAAATCAAGGACTCTCAATAAAACAAGAGGCAGTGCAGAGATCAGGGACACTTGCATTCAGGATCACCTTCTTCGTGTCAATGGAGTGGTCAGAGTGCATAAGGCATTTGCCCGTATGGCAAACAAAGAGATCGAGATTTGTCCCCAGAAACAGGCCAGTGTGTGGAAGGATGGCAACATCTCATTTTACCTTGGCTTCAATATCAGTGGCCCTGTGGCTTTTGACATAAAGTACACAATGCATACAGTGGGATCTGGAACAAATGTTCAGAAACAAAGGGATGATGCCATTAGATCAGAGGGAACCAGAATGGAAGAATCAAAAACATTCAATCGAG GGATTCCAATGGGTTTTAAGACTTCTAGCCACATTCAT ACCCCAACTCTTTTGACAGAACCTGAATTGAAAAACATCCATCCACAATTGACAAAAACCCATTACAG GCTCCAGTGCCCCCATGCAGGCCTGTTCCAGTGTATGTTGACAGGGCTGGTGTTTctgatggagagggaaggggaggtgcTTTACAGGACTGTCCAATGGGACGACAGTCTCCTGCACTCCACAGGCCGGACACCTGCCGGACCTCTGTTTAGCATTGAGTGTCCTCAGGGATCTGTTCGTCAGTTACACCTCCCACACTGTGAGATTTCCTCTG GGAAAGGCTTTGATTCCTTATCTGTGGTCCATGTTACTGGTGACAGTGTGGAGGTTTTGCAGCCAGTCAGGGTGACTGACTCACATGCTGTGATGGACATCACAGACCTTTCCTTATGGGGCCTGGTATCCTCCTACTTCTCATCCTCAGTGGAAGGCCAAGTGCTGCTGTTCCACAAACCACAACTCCGCAAGCCAACTCTGAACGTACATTTACTTCCAGTGAATGTGCCTGTCACTGAG GTGGAGAAGCTACAGCGGGCCTGCAAATACATTCAGATCCCCTCTAACTGCCTGCTCACCTGTGGGGAAATATACAAACTCTGCTGTGATTCTGCTGAGAAAAACAAGATACAACCATCG GAGGAAAGGTTTCGCCGTGACTACGGCCCCAACTACCACCCCACCTTCCAGGTGATCCTGGAGGCAGGTACAGAGGATGTGGAGCTTAGGCTTCtgaagagaggggatgaggaggtATGGATACGCCAAGTGCCACTAACAG ATACTGTGTTGATTGGTGGGCTGGAGGTCCGTGCTGTGGAGCAGCTGCGTTTTGTGCGGTGTAAGTTTGTGGAAAAAGTATCAGAGCCTACTATTAAATGTCTCCTGGATGGGCTCCTGCAGAAGAAAGTGGTCAACAATTATGAAAAAGACTCAGTAAAGGTAATAGCTGAGAAGGCAGACAAGGCACGTGCCATCATCGACATGGTGCTGAATAAAGGAACTTTTGCATGTTTGACAATGAAAACACTTCTGTGTGAATTAGACCAATGCTTAAGCTCAGAACTGGGTTTGAACTAG
- the LOC106593679 gene encoding uncharacterized protein isoform X3: MDITDLSLWGLVSSYFSSSVEGQVLLFHKPQLRKPTLNVHLLPVNVPVTEVEKLQRACKYIQIPSNCLLTCGEIYKLCCDSAEKNKIQPSEERFRRDYGPNYHPTFQVILEAGTEDVELRLLKRGDEEVWIRQVPLTDTVLIGGLEVRAVEQLRFVRCKFVEKVSEPTIKCLLDGLLQKKVVNNYEKDSVKVIAEKADKARAIIDMVLNKGTFACLTMKTLLCELDQCLSSELGLN; the protein is encoded by the exons ATGGACATCACAGACCTTTCCTTATGGGGCCTGGTATCCTCCTACTTCTCATCCTCAGTGGAAGGCCAAGTGCTGCTGTTCCACAAACCACAACTCCGCAAGCCAACTCTGAACGTACATTTACTTCCAGTGAATGTGCCTGTCACTGAG GTGGAGAAGCTACAGCGGGCCTGCAAATACATTCAGATCCCCTCTAACTGCCTGCTCACCTGTGGGGAAATATACAAACTCTGCTGTGATTCTGCTGAGAAAAACAAGATACAACCATCG GAGGAAAGGTTTCGCCGTGACTACGGCCCCAACTACCACCCCACCTTCCAGGTGATCCTGGAGGCAGGTACAGAGGATGTGGAGCTTAGGCTTCtgaagagaggggatgaggaggtATGGATACGCCAAGTGCCACTAACAG ATACTGTGTTGATTGGTGGGCTGGAGGTCCGTGCTGTGGAGCAGCTGCGTTTTGTGCGGTGTAAGTTTGTGGAAAAAGTATCAGAGCCTACTATTAAATGTCTCCTGGATGGGCTCCTGCAGAAGAAAGTGGTCAACAATTATGAAAAAGACTCAGTAAAGGTAATAGCTGAGAAGGCAGACAAGGCACGTGCCATCATCGACATGGTGCTGAATAAAGGAACTTTTGCATGTTTGACAATGAAAACACTTCTGTGTGAATTAGACCAATGCTTAAGCTCAGAACTGGGTTTGAACTAG
- the LOC106593679 gene encoding uncharacterized protein isoform X2 — protein sequence MLTGLVFLMEREGEVLYRTVQWDDSLLHSTGRTPAGPLFSIECPQGSVRQLHLPHCEISSGKGFDSLSVVHVTGDSVEVLQPVRVTDSHAVMDITDLSLWGLVSSYFSSSVEGQVLLFHKPQLRKPTLNVHLLPVNVPVTEVEKLQRACKYIQIPSNCLLTCGEIYKLCCDSAEKNKIQPSEERFRRDYGPNYHPTFQVILEAGTEDVELRLLKRGDEEVWIRQVPLTDTVLIGGLEVRAVEQLRFVRCKFVEKVSEPTIKCLLDGLLQKKVVNNYEKDSVKVIAEKADKARAIIDMVLNKGTFACLTMKTLLCELDQCLSSELGLN from the exons ATGTTGACAGGGCTGGTGTTTctgatggagagggaaggggaggtgcTTTACAGGACTGTCCAATGGGACGACAGTCTCCTGCACTCCACAGGCCGGACACCTGCCGGACCTCTGTTTAGCATTGAGTGTCCTCAGGGATCTGTTCGTCAGTTACACCTCCCACACTGTGAGATTTCCTCTG GGAAAGGCTTTGATTCCTTATCTGTGGTCCATGTTACTGGTGACAGTGTGGAGGTTTTGCAGCCAGTCAGGGTGACTGACTCACATGCTGTGATGGACATCACAGACCTTTCCTTATGGGGCCTGGTATCCTCCTACTTCTCATCCTCAGTGGAAGGCCAAGTGCTGCTGTTCCACAAACCACAACTCCGCAAGCCAACTCTGAACGTACATTTACTTCCAGTGAATGTGCCTGTCACTGAG GTGGAGAAGCTACAGCGGGCCTGCAAATACATTCAGATCCCCTCTAACTGCCTGCTCACCTGTGGGGAAATATACAAACTCTGCTGTGATTCTGCTGAGAAAAACAAGATACAACCATCG GAGGAAAGGTTTCGCCGTGACTACGGCCCCAACTACCACCCCACCTTCCAGGTGATCCTGGAGGCAGGTACAGAGGATGTGGAGCTTAGGCTTCtgaagagaggggatgaggaggtATGGATACGCCAAGTGCCACTAACAG ATACTGTGTTGATTGGTGGGCTGGAGGTCCGTGCTGTGGAGCAGCTGCGTTTTGTGCGGTGTAAGTTTGTGGAAAAAGTATCAGAGCCTACTATTAAATGTCTCCTGGATGGGCTCCTGCAGAAGAAAGTGGTCAACAATTATGAAAAAGACTCAGTAAAGGTAATAGCTGAGAAGGCAGACAAGGCACGTGCCATCATCGACATGGTGCTGAATAAAGGAACTTTTGCATGTTTGACAATGAAAACACTTCTGTGTGAATTAGACCAATGCTTAAGCTCAGAACTGGGTTTGAACTAG